The following are encoded in a window of bacterium genomic DNA:
- the ruvB gene encoding Holliday junction branch migration DNA helicase RuvB, translating to MSIIQPKEKPEDEKLDFALRPESLSDFIGQEKIKKNIEIFIAAAKKRGEPIEHTLLHGPAGLGKTTLAHIIAKEFKSNIKITSGPAIEKVGDLGAILSSLEDGDILFIDEIHRLNKLIEEVLYPAMEDFALDIIIGKGPSARTLRLNLPRFTLIGATTRIGLLTSPLLNRFGSTYHLSFYAQDDIEKIIKRSAGLLKIDIDDGALKTISQSSRFTPRIANRLLKRVRDYAEVKCNGIVTKNIAEEAFKMLEVDHLGLEATDRMILDIIINKFSGGPVGIQTMAAASHEDEETISDIYEPFLLQLGLLDRTSRGRVATKAAYDHLGIKWPGKASLL from the coding sequence ATGTCAATTATTCAGCCAAAGGAAAAACCTGAGGACGAAAAGCTGGACTTTGCTTTAAGGCCGGAAAGCTTGAGTGATTTTATTGGACAGGAAAAAATCAAGAAAAATATCGAGATTTTTATCGCCGCGGCAAAAAAACGGGGCGAGCCCATAGAACACACCCTTCTCCATGGACCGGCGGGGCTCGGAAAAACAACTCTGGCTCACATTATTGCCAAAGAATTCAAAAGCAATATCAAGATCACTTCCGGCCCGGCTATAGAAAAAGTCGGCGATCTCGGCGCCATTCTTTCGTCTTTGGAAGATGGCGATATTTTGTTTATTGACGAAATCCATCGCCTGAATAAATTGATCGAGGAGGTCCTCTATCCGGCCATGGAAGATTTCGCGCTGGATATAATCATCGGCAAAGGGCCTTCCGCGAGAACTCTTCGCCTTAATTTGCCGCGTTTTACCCTGATCGGCGCCACTACCAGAATCGGACTCTTGACTTCTCCGCTTCTAAATCGTTTTGGCTCGACATATCACTTGAGTTTTTACGCCCAAGACGATATTGAAAAAATAATCAAAAGATCAGCCGGTTTATTAAAAATAGACATTGATGATGGGGCATTAAAAACCATCTCCCAGTCTTCCCGCTTTACCCCCCGAATCGCCAATCGCCTATTGAAGCGCGTCCGCGACTATGCGGAAGTGAAATGCAATGGAATCGTCACCAAAAATATCGCCGAGGAAGCTTTTAAAATGCTGGAAGTCGATCATCTGGGGCTTGAAGCCACTGACCGAATGATCCTTGATATTATTATCAATAAATTTTCCGGCGGACCGGTCGGCATCCAAACGATGGCTGCCGCAAGCCATGAGGACGAAGAAACGATTTCGGACATTTATGAACCGTTTTTGCTCCAGTTGGGGCTTCTCGACCGCACCAGCCGCGGACGAGTCGCGACCAAAGCGGCTTATGACCATTTGGGAATCAAGTGGCCGGGAAAAGCGAGTTTACTATAA
- a CDS encoding VCBS repeat-containing protein has product MSFFFLKKSIVLVGLVGLIFALLFIKSIPMATAQVVAWTAKSAWNAPDVGGTSVPAFADLDNDGDYDLLIGEEGGVSYAYENTGSNTSPTWTAKPVWNAPDVGEEAAPAFADLDNDGDYDLLIGEHFGSSAAYENTGSKTSPTWTAKPAWSVPDVGFMVRPAFADLDNDGDYDLMIGGNSGGTIGVSYAYENTGSKTSPTWTAKPAWDAPNVADLSAPAFADLNNDGDYDLLIGKYDGLSVAYKNTGSKTSPTWIYESAWDVSFDVGYYARPAFADLDNDGDYDLLIGTTAGISFAYENTGSPPPTCTLSASPASIVSGDSSVLTWTTANATSATIDNSIGSVTPVNTGGINVSPAATTTYIMTATGSGTSTCQTIINVSPPPPPPTGGLVPCGRLANAIPASGPDLIDESAPCTLCALFYMLKNIINFVMTLSVGIGVFILVIAGLLYAFSAGNPGKISLAKSAVTSAIIGIAIIFIAWMAIAVILQGMGYANMATWNQVNCTL; this is encoded by the coding sequence ATGTCTTTTTTCTTTCTCAAAAAATCTATTGTTTTAGTTGGGTTAGTTGGTCTAATCTTTGCTTTATTATTTATCAAGAGCATTCCCATGGCTACTGCTCAAGTAGTAGCTTGGACAGCCAAATCTGCTTGGAATGCTCCTGATGTAGGGGGTACATCTGTTCCTGCCTTTGCCGATTTAGATAACGATGGAGATTATGATTTGTTAATTGGGGAAGAAGGGGGAGTAAGTTATGCTTATGAAAATACCGGTTCAAATACCAGTCCTACTTGGACAGCCAAACCTGTATGGAACGCTCCCGATGTTGGAGAAGAAGCCGCTCCTGCCTTTGCCGATTTAGACAACGATGGAGATTATGATTTATTAATTGGGGAACATTTCGGATCATCTGCCGCTTACGAGAATACTGGTTCAAAGACCAGTCCTACTTGGACAGCCAAACCTGCATGGAGTGTTCCCGATGTTGGATTTATGGTTCGACCCGCCTTTGCCGATTTAGACAACGATGGAGATTATGATTTGATGATAGGAGGAAACAGTGGAGGAACTATCGGAGTAAGTTATGCTTATGAGAATACCGGTTCAAAGACCAGTCCTACTTGGACAGCCAAACCTGCTTGGGATGCTCCTAATGTTGCAGACTTGTCCGCTCCTGCCTTTGCCGATTTAAACAATGATGGAGATTATGATTTATTGATTGGAAAATATGATGGATTATCTGTCGCATACAAGAATACCGGTTCAAAGACCAGTCCTACTTGGATATACGAATCTGCTTGGGATGTTTCTTTTGATGTTGGATATTATGCTCGACCTGCTTTTGCCGATTTAGACAATGATGGAGATTATGATTTATTGATTGGAACTACTGCTGGAATAAGCTTTGCATATGAGAATACTGGTTCACCCCCTCCCACATGCACTCTCTCTGCTTCTCCCGCTTCTATTGTTTCCGGCGATTCTTCTGTTTTAACTTGGACTACCGCTAATGCCACTTCTGCCACTATTGATAATAGTATAGGAAGCGTAACTCCTGTAAACACCGGCGGTATAAATGTTTCTCCCGCCGCTACCACCACTTACATAATGACTGCTACGGGAAGCGGAACATCTACCTGCCAGACAATAATAAATGTTTCTCCGCCCCCGCCTCCTCCCACCGGCGGACTTGTTCCTTGCGGAAGACTGGCTAATGCGATTCCTGCCAGCGGACCTGATTTAATCGACGAATCCGCTCCCTGCACCCTTTGTGCTTTGTTCTATATGCTGAAAAATATCATTAATTTTGTTATGACCTTGTCAGTCGGCATCGGGGTATTTATTCTCGTTATCGCCGGATTGCTCTATGCTTTTTCGGCCGGAAATCCCGGAAAAATCAGCCTGGCTAAATCCGCCGTCACCAGCGCGATCATCGGCATAGCTATTATTTTTATCGCTTGGATGGCGATCGCGGTGATCTTGCAAGGAATGGGATACGCTAATATGGCTACCTGGAATCAGGTAAATTGCACGCTGTAA
- a CDS encoding penicillin-binding protein gives MAIRKRYPSRGSSSTNSGFFLNINPLKRPSRGFGLRKKRGIVKTLLISAIVLFFLSLIGGAGAFLYFSKDLPDPSSLRNREVTESSKIYDATGKILLYEMHGEEKRTVVKIGQISPYLKNATIATEDKNFYSHEGVDLKGITRALWRGIAARDMQQGGSTITQQLIKNSILSKERTYTRKIKEWILAFQLERKFSKDQIFEMYLNQIPYGSNAYGAEAASQTFFGKSAKDMTVGEASILAVLPKATTYYSPYGTRREELKTRAEKVIKDMKEQGFISGEEAKAGIEENALEKVRPFNDKIIAPHFVMMVREYLADKYGDNVLEKGGLNITTSLDMEKQKIAEDAVLSGVEKNSKKYKVGNAALVAVDPKTGYLLALVGSKDYFAPASLPEGCTPGKNCVFDPNTNAAVSMLSPGSSLKPFVYAALFKKGYTSNTILFDLETEFNIACDPLHAPIISGIKEKDCYHPDNYDLKFRGPISVRNALAQSLNIPAVKAFYLAGMDKSIETANDFGIISIDKKRDSNLSLVLGGGGVKLLEETAAYGVFANEGIKKDLKMVLKVVSSDGTVLEDNTADNPGKEVLDKNIAREITDVLSDNEARTPMFGAASPLFFPNRPVAAKTGTANDYRAAWTVGYTPSLVAGVWAGNNDNSEMNRAGGVSAAAPIWRNFMDRALKDTPVEEFVKPEIPITGKSMLDGQFDGGITVLIDRACGDKLAKPDVAIERVEPRSYKLAHNILFYVDKEDPLGPIPANPQIDPQYNNWENSVMEWAATNGYKNETPPTEYCEVPNFEKAKVSIIAPFNGETIRPMTDSASSGSSLKIAASIYSTSGINQANFFFDDSLIGTRSSAPWEVSLPLNKNSQNGNHKISVKVFDRSNIETSDTVNVIFDLDFLNPEISVKEPICGRYDCFVSATATDSGSGVGGVDFYYQRTGTGVIQIINVMPIVDGALYQIVWPIDMLEKTSYEVWAKAVDKRGNEAVSGRKSVIVK, from the coding sequence ATGGCAATACGAAAAAGATATCCCAGCAGAGGCTCATCATCAACGAACAGCGGGTTCTTTTTGAATATTAATCCGCTTAAAAGGCCTTCTCGCGGTTTCGGCCTCAGAAAAAAAAGAGGCATTGTAAAAACTTTGCTGATTTCGGCGATAGTTTTATTTTTTTTATCGCTAATCGGCGGCGCCGGAGCTTTTCTTTATTTTTCCAAAGATCTTCCTGATCCGTCCAGTTTAAGGAACCGAGAAGTGACGGAGTCGAGCAAGATATACGACGCTACCGGCAAGATTTTGCTTTATGAAATGCATGGCGAGGAAAAACGGACCGTTGTCAAGATTGGTCAAATTTCTCCTTATCTGAAAAACGCGACAATCGCGACGGAAGACAAGAATTTTTATTCGCACGAAGGAGTTGATTTAAAAGGCATTACCCGAGCACTTTGGCGGGGTATTGCGGCGCGCGATATGCAGCAAGGGGGTTCGACTATCACCCAGCAGCTGATTAAAAACTCCATTCTCAGTAAAGAGAGAACATATACCCGCAAGATCAAAGAATGGATCCTGGCGTTTCAGTTGGAAAGAAAATTTTCCAAAGACCAGATATTTGAAATGTATTTGAATCAAATCCCATATGGCTCAAATGCTTATGGGGCTGAAGCAGCCAGCCAAACTTTTTTTGGAAAATCCGCCAAGGATATGACTGTAGGCGAGGCTTCAATATTAGCCGTATTGCCTAAAGCGACAACCTATTATTCTCCATACGGAACTCGCCGTGAGGAATTGAAAACTCGCGCCGAAAAAGTCATAAAAGACATGAAAGAGCAGGGGTTTATTAGTGGCGAAGAAGCAAAAGCGGGGATTGAAGAGAATGCTTTGGAAAAAGTGCGGCCTTTCAACGATAAAATCATCGCGCCGCATTTTGTAATGATGGTCCGAGAATATTTGGCCGATAAGTATGGCGACAATGTTCTGGAAAAAGGAGGCTTAAATATAACCACTTCGCTTGATATGGAAAAGCAAAAAATTGCGGAAGATGCAGTGCTTAGCGGGGTTGAAAAAAATAGCAAGAAATACAAAGTTGGCAACGCCGCCTTGGTTGCCGTTGATCCCAAAACCGGATATTTATTGGCGTTGGTGGGGTCAAAAGATTATTTTGCGCCGGCGTCTTTGCCGGAAGGGTGTACGCCGGGAAAAAATTGCGTATTTGATCCGAACACAAACGCCGCTGTCTCTATGCTTTCTCCGGGGTCTTCACTGAAGCCTTTCGTTTACGCCGCTTTATTTAAAAAAGGATACACGTCCAACACGATTTTATTTGATTTGGAAACCGAATTCAATATTGCTTGCGATCCGCTTCATGCTCCTATTATTTCGGGAATAAAAGAGAAAGATTGTTATCATCCCGATAATTACGATTTGAAATTTAGGGGCCCGATTTCAGTAAGAAACGCTTTGGCCCAGTCTCTTAATATTCCGGCAGTGAAAGCGTTTTATCTGGCGGGTATGGATAAAAGCATCGAGACCGCCAATGATTTCGGAATAATTTCCATAGACAAAAAAAGAGACTCAAATCTTTCTTTGGTTTTGGGCGGAGGCGGAGTTAAACTTTTGGAAGAAACTGCCGCCTATGGAGTTTTTGCCAATGAAGGAATAAAAAAAGACCTCAAGATGGTTTTAAAAGTTGTTTCAAGCGATGGCACTGTTTTGGAAGATAATACCGCTGACAATCCCGGCAAAGAAGTTTTGGATAAAAATATTGCCAGAGAAATTACTGATGTGCTCTCTGACAATGAAGCGCGAACTCCGATGTTTGGCGCGGCCAGCCCGCTATTTTTTCCCAATCGTCCCGTGGCGGCTAAAACCGGAACAGCCAACGATTATCGCGCTGCTTGGACAGTCGGTTATACGCCGAGCTTGGTGGCCGGAGTTTGGGCGGGGAATAATGATAATTCTGAGATGAATCGCGCCGGCGGCGTTTCGGCGGCGGCTCCGATCTGGCGTAATTTTATGGATCGCGCGCTAAAAGATACGCCGGTGGAAGAATTCGTTAAGCCTGAAATTCCGATAACCGGAAAAAGCATGCTGGATGGGCAATTTGACGGCGGAATAACCGTGCTTATTGACAGAGCTTGCGGCGATAAATTAGCCAAGCCGGACGTTGCCATTGAAAGAGTGGAGCCGAGAAGTTATAAGCTGGCGCATAATATTTTGTTTTATGTCGACAAGGAAGATCCTCTTGGCCCGATCCCGGCTAATCCCCAGATAGACCCGCAGTATAATAATTGGGAAAATTCGGTTATGGAATGGGCTGCCACCAATGGTTATAAAAATGAAACCCCTCCCACGGAATATTGCGAAGTTCCTAATTTTGAAAAAGCGAAAGTTTCCATTATCGCGCCTTTTAACGGCGAAACGATTAGACCGATGACGGATAGCGCTTCTTCCGGTTCCAGTTTAAAAATCGCGGCAAGTATTTATTCCACGAGCGGAATAAATCAGGCCAATTTCTTTTTTGACGATAGTTTGATCGGGACCAGGTCCAGCGCGCCTTGGGAGGTAAGCTTGCCTCTGAATAAAAACAGCCAAAACGGCAATCATAAAATTTCCGTAAAAGTTTTCGACAGGTCAAATATTGAAACCTCCGACACTGTAAACGTGATCTTTGATCTCGATTTTCTCAATCCGGAAATTTCCGTAAAAGAACCGATTTGCGGAAGATATGATTGTTTTGTAAGCGCCACAGCCACTGATAGCGGAAGCGGCGTGGGAGGCGTGGATTTTTATTATCAAAGGACGGGAACAGGCGTAATTCAAATAATTAACGTTATGCCGATCGTGGACGGAGCTTTGTATCAAATAGTTTGGCCGATCGATATGCTGGAAAAAACGTCTTATGAGGTTTGGGCAAAGGCGGTTGATAAGCGGGGCAACGAAGCGGTAAGCGGAAGAAAGAGCGTGATTGTTAAATAA
- the tyrS gene encoding tyrosine--tRNA ligase, giving the protein MPKIIIDDNKIKELLTRGVEEIFIRESLEKKLRNGKELRIKHGIDPTGEKIHLGRASLLWKLRQFQELGHKIVLIIGDFTAQIGDPSDKLAKRPFLSEEQIKKNMANYKTQVGKILDMEKVELRYNSEWLAKLTFQEIGQLAEIFTIRQMMARRNFKERDEKGEEVSLREFLYPLMQGYDSVAIKADVEIGGFDQLFNLKAGREIQKFYGQNQQDIMTTQMLEGTDNRKMSTSWENVINISDNPNEQFGKIMSMKDELILKYFLLCTQISRKEILLIEKGIVSEKLNPRDTKVRLAKEIVTMYHGAAEAAKAEKEFNKIFRDKGVPSEMPEIKISEKSLAILDLLVKIKLASSKSEAKRLVEGKAVEIDSKIISDWKTAIEIKSGMVIKAGKRKFAKIIL; this is encoded by the coding sequence ATGCCAAAAATTATCATTGACGACAACAAGATCAAAGAGCTTTTAACTCGCGGGGTGGAAGAAATTTTTATCCGTGAAAGCCTGGAAAAAAAACTGAGAAACGGAAAAGAACTCAGGATCAAGCACGGCATTGACCCAACCGGAGAAAAAATACATCTTGGCAGAGCTTCCCTTCTCTGGAAACTCCGACAATTCCAGGAATTGGGACATAAGATCGTGCTGATAATCGGAGACTTTACCGCTCAAATCGGCGATCCTTCGGACAAGCTGGCAAAGCGCCCGTTCTTAAGCGAAGAACAAATAAAAAAGAATATGGCCAATTACAAAACACAAGTCGGCAAGATTTTAGATATGGAAAAAGTAGAATTGCGCTATAATAGCGAATGGCTGGCAAAACTGACCTTCCAGGAGATCGGACAGCTGGCGGAAATTTTTACCATCCGGCAAATGATGGCCCGCCGGAATTTCAAAGAGAGAGATGAGAAAGGCGAAGAAGTAAGCTTAAGAGAGTTTTTATACCCATTAATGCAAGGATATGATTCCGTCGCGATCAAGGCGGATGTCGAGATCGGCGGTTTTGATCAATTGTTCAATTTGAAAGCCGGGCGCGAAATACAAAAATTTTACGGCCAAAACCAGCAAGATATTATGACAACCCAAATGCTGGAAGGAACTGATAACCGCAAAATGAGCACCAGCTGGGAAAACGTCATAAATATTTCCGATAATCCGAATGAACAATTTGGAAAAATTATGTCGATGAAGGACGAGCTGATCCTGAAATATTTTCTTCTTTGCACGCAAATTTCACGAAAAGAAATATTATTGATAGAAAAAGGGATCGTGAGCGAAAAACTTAATCCTCGCGACACCAAAGTCCGCCTGGCCAAAGAAATCGTCACAATGTATCATGGAGCCGCCGAAGCGGCCAAAGCGGAAAAAGAATTCAATAAGATCTTCCGCGACAAAGGAGTGCCAAGCGAAATGCCGGAAATCAAGATCAGCGAAAAATCCCTGGCAATTCTGGATCTGCTGGTAAAAATAAAACTCGCTTCTTCAAAAAGCGAGGCCAAAAGATTGGTGGAAGGCAAAGCCGTGGAAATCGATAGCAAAATTATTTCTGACTGGAAAACGGCAATTGAAATTAAAAGCGGAATGGTGATCAAAGCTGGAAAAAGAAAATTCGCGAAAATAATTTTATAA
- a CDS encoding radical SAM protein: MQKITRKTLLYKSGVEYADYGLNHVEGCSHGCTYPCYAMMMKKRCGIINSYKEWLKPKIVSNALELLDKEIPKYKKDIKYVFLCFATDPFMYKQKEICDLSLKVTERLNKDNIKSVCISKGIYPKQLVKKEIYGADNEYGSTIVSLLEDFKKKHEPFAAPIKERIKALKFLHDSGLKTWVSMEPYPTPNFIKQDIEEILREIKFVDKIVFGKWNYNGMVGYFKDYKTFYNDSAYKVIKFCEKNNIKCHIKQGTIDDNSILKQKENTSEFRKLLLRYNAV, translated from the coding sequence ATGCAAAAAATCACTCGCAAAACACTTTTATACAAAAGCGGTGTGGAATATGCTGACTATGGCTTAAATCATGTCGAAGGATGTTCTCATGGATGCACATATCCTTGCTATGCGATGATGATGAAAAAGCGCTGTGGAATTATTAACAGCTATAAAGAATGGTTAAAGCCTAAAATTGTTAGTAATGCTTTGGAATTGTTGGACAAAGAAATTCCCAAATACAAAAAAGACATAAAATATGTTTTTTTATGTTTTGCAACGGACCCTTTTATGTATAAGCAAAAAGAAATTTGTGATTTAAGTTTAAAAGTTACTGAGAGACTAAATAAAGATAATATAAAATCGGTTTGCATAAGCAAAGGCATTTATCCGAAACAATTGGTAAAAAAAGAAATTTATGGAGCTGATAATGAATATGGTTCAACAATAGTATCTTTATTGGAAGATTTTAAAAAAAAGCATGAGCCTTTTGCCGCGCCAATTAAAGAGAGAATTAAGGCATTAAAATTTTTGCATGACAGCGGATTAAAAACTTGGGTAAGTATGGAGCCATATCCTACGCCGAATTTTATCAAGCAAGATATAGAAGAAATTTTAAGAGAGATAAAATTTGTTGATAAAATAGTTTTTGGCAAATGGAATTATAATGGCATGGTTGGCTATTTTAAAGATTACAAAACTTTTTATAATGATTCCGCCTATAAGGTTATAAAATTTTGTGAAAAAAATAATATAAAATGCCATATTAAACAGGGTACAATAGATGATAATTCCATCTTAAAACAAAAAGAAAATACTAGTGAATTTAGAAAGTTATTATTACGGTATAATGCGGTTTAA
- the tcmP gene encoding three-Cys-motif partner protein TcmP: protein MSKQESKSWNNVPFKTWEYEEQTKMKHRVLSYYFPQWLQILGKWNKGLNYIDGFGGIGAYHTKKDIEANKYLSNNFGSPVVAALQIKKLIENSKIGKASIVIIDEDKGNIQNLKEVLGYNKVNTENIQFIEGNFDQEINRILDSFEKEVKSLAPTFFLIDPFGFSQVKMETIARILKQPKSEIIINFMYNAIQRWVSHPNPKLQIHYDNLFGCKEWKKYIGKRTDEKERYLVSLFRKQCKEYGKAKFVYPFRLSFPDKDMPYYYLFHLCNHQLGCIRFKDSFAKFNIGDLEYKGNGFKQESLFKPLEKNQKREIFIDNLLSKLKRKKISYGSLLNLIIDECDFLESGIKKILQELEKSGIIKIDGNGRTRKGGIDNSDIIIF from the coding sequence ATGTCGAAACAAGAATCTAAATCATGGAATAATGTTCCATTTAAAACATGGGAGTACGAAGAACAAACAAAAATGAAGCATAGGGTTCTTAGTTATTATTTTCCTCAATGGTTGCAAATATTGGGTAAATGGAATAAGGGACTAAATTACATTGATGGTTTTGGGGGAATAGGAGCATATCACACTAAAAAAGATATTGAAGCTAATAAATATTTATCTAATAATTTTGGTTCTCCCGTTGTGGCTGCTTTGCAAATTAAGAAGTTGATAGAAAATAGTAAAATCGGTAAAGCCAGCATTGTTATTATAGATGAAGATAAGGGAAATATACAAAACTTAAAGGAAGTTCTAGGGTACAACAAAGTAAATACTGAAAATATTCAATTTATAGAAGGGAATTTTGATCAAGAAATCAATAGAATTTTAGATTCTTTTGAGAAAGAAGTGAAATCACTGGCTCCAACATTTTTTTTGATTGATCCTTTTGGTTTTTCTCAAGTAAAAATGGAAACAATTGCAAGAATTTTGAAACAACCTAAATCGGAAATAATTATAAATTTTATGTATAATGCAATTCAAAGATGGGTTAGTCATCCTAATCCTAAATTGCAAATTCATTACGATAATTTATTTGGCTGTAAAGAGTGGAAAAAATATATAGGTAAAAGGACAGATGAAAAAGAAAGATATTTAGTTAGTTTGTTTAGGAAGCAGTGCAAGGAGTATGGGAAGGCTAAATTTGTATATCCGTTCAGGTTAAGTTTTCCAGATAAAGATATGCCATATTATTATCTTTTTCATCTTTGCAATCATCAATTAGGCTGTATTAGGTTTAAGGATAGTTTTGCTAAGTTTAATATTGGAGATTTAGAATATAAAGGAAATGGTTTTAAACAAGAATCATTATTTAAACCTTTGGAAAAAAATCAAAAAAGAGAAATTTTTATTGATAATTTATTAAGTAAGCTTAAACGTAAAAAGATTTCTTATGGCAGTTTATTAAATTTAATTATTGATGAATGTGATTTTTTGGAAAGTGGGATTAAAAAGATATTACAAGAACTTGAAAAAAGTGGTATAATTAAAATAGATGGTAATGGAAGAACACGAAAGGGTGGTATTGACAATAGCGATATCATTATTTTTTAA
- a CDS encoding S24 family peptidase has protein sequence MHYVQQKLFNLADKINLKRDGLRQIGRLVGEPHPFKISYHLKKLEENGFIVIDKKTGGIKRMKEGEVQKGLFITIPVLGEANCGEATIFAVEKISGYIRVSKNIIKVGDKMLAVKASGNSMNKANVKGQNIEDGDYVIVDYGGQPQNGDYVLSIIDDCANIKRFSMDSKNKTISLFSESTENHPIIFIHEKDRFLINGVVKYVIKKPIVSWSK, from the coding sequence ATGCATTATGTACAACAAAAATTATTTAATCTTGCGGATAAAATAAACTTAAAACGAGACGGTTTAAGACAAATTGGTAGGTTGGTGGGCGAGCCTCATCCTTTTAAAATTTCTTATCATTTAAAAAAGTTAGAAGAAAATGGGTTTATAGTAATTGATAAAAAGACCGGGGGTATAAAAAGGATGAAAGAAGGCGAAGTTCAAAAAGGATTATTTATTACCATTCCTGTTTTAGGAGAAGCAAATTGCGGAGAAGCAACAATTTTTGCTGTTGAAAAAATTTCGGGGTACATAAGAGTATCAAAAAATATAATAAAAGTTGGCGATAAAATGTTAGCCGTTAAAGCTTCTGGTAATTCGATGAATAAAGCCAATGTAAAAGGACAAAATATTGAAGATGGTGATTATGTTATTGTGGATTATGGCGGACAACCTCAAAATGGAGACTATGTTTTGTCTATAATCGATGACTGTGCAAATATAAAAAGGTTTTCAATGGATTCAAAAAATAAAACAATATCATTATTTTCGGAATCAACGGAAAATCATCCGATTATATTTATTCACGAGAAGGATAGGTTTTTAATAAATGGTGTTGTAAAATATGTTATTAAGAAGCCAATAGTAAGTTGGTCAAAATAA
- a CDS encoding DUF2188 domain-containing protein — MSKQVFISPSDEGWKVKTVGAERAAGIFETKAEAVEKGIEVAKNSQAELLAQNLDGTIGWRNSYGNDPRRSRG, encoded by the coding sequence ATGTCAAAACAGGTCTTCATTAGCCCTTCTGACGAGGGCTGGAAAGTTAAAACTGTTGGGGCTGAAAGAGCAGCCGGAATTTTTGAAACAAAAGCAGAAGCGGTTGAAAAAGGAATTGAAGTAGCCAAAAATAGCCAAGCGGAACTTCTAGCTCAAAACCTAGATGGAACTATTGGCTGGCGCAACTCCTACGGCAATGATCCTCGTCGCTCCCGGGGATAA
- a CDS encoding Smr/MutS family protein, giving the protein MKHQNKYLEKIQAEIDLHGFTKNEANIALGNFLKDAENKKYKKVRIITGKGLHSESGRGVLSEYIKKALESKGLKYSNAKISEGGDGAIDVELD; this is encoded by the coding sequence ATGAAGCATCAAAATAAATATTTAGAAAAAATACAGGCGGAAATTGACTTGCACGGGTTTACCAAAAATGAAGCCAATATTGCTCTGGGCAATTTTTTAAAAGATGCTGAAAACAAGAAATATAAAAAAGTAAGAATAATCACAGGCAAAGGCTTGCATTCGGAAAGCGGACGAGGGGTATTGAGCGAATATATTAAAAAAGCCCTTGAAAGTAAGGGCTTAAAATATTCTAACGCTAAAATATCCGAAGGAGGAGATGGCGCGATCGATGTTGAATTGGATTAA
- a CDS encoding ROK family protein, translated as MSKNIYLGVDVGATKTIFLTVQIKGAKYKILEAIKVATPKVEAEILEMVEKNFMNLAEKYKIGGIGIGFCGPVDYKKGIAIKGPRLRTGEIEFKKDLEKKVKTKVAVDNDVKCFLFAESAFGKAQGKKNAVFLTLGTGIGGGIIINGKIYRGAANFAGEFGHMRIGEIGKEEDFELISSGTGLVNVYKKITGEILNSFQIVDLAQKKDFSALMATDAVSKTLGILLANIIQSLNPEIIVLGGGLSEVDLIINKAKEYAKKKVFLPVLAKTPIVVSKLGQNAIALGAAWMASEAT; from the coding sequence ATGAGTAAAAATATTTATCTCGGCGTTGATGTCGGCGCGACTAAGACAATTTTTTTAACGGTGCAAATTAAAGGAGCGAAGTATAAGATTTTAGAAGCTATTAAGGTTGCGACCCCGAAGGTAGAAGCGGAAATTTTGGAAATGGTTGAGAAAAATTTTATGAACTTAGCGGAAAAATATAAAATCGGCGGCATTGGAATCGGATTTTGCGGACCGGTGGATTATAAAAAAGGCATAGCGATAAAAGGGCCGCGGCTGAGAACGGGCGAAATTGAATTTAAGAAAGATCTTGAAAAAAAAGTAAAAACTAAAGTCGCCGTTGACAATGATGTCAAATGTTTTCTTTTTGCCGAAAGTGCTTTTGGCAAGGCGCAGGGAAAGAAAAATGCGGTATTTTTGACCCTTGGCACTGGTATAGGAGGCGGGATAATAATCAATGGCAAGATCTATCGGGGGGCTGCCAATTTTGCCGGAGAATTTGGGCATATGCGAATAGGCGAGATTGGCAAGGAAGAAGACTTCGAGTTAATAAGTTCGGGGACAGGGTTGGTTAATGTTTATAAAAAAATTACCGGAGAAATTTTAAACAGTTTTCAGATCGTTGATTTGGCCCAAAAAAAAGATTTTAGCGCTTTAATGGCAACTGATGCTGTTTCGAAAACTTTAGGCATACTTTTGGCAAATATAATTCAAAGTTTAAATCCGGAAATAATCGTTCTTGGCGGAGGATTATCGGAAGTGGATTTGATTATCAACAAAGCCAAAGAATACGCAAAAAAGAAGGTTTTTTTGCCGGTTTTGGCTAAAACTCCGATCGTGGTTTCAAAACTTGGACAAAATGCCATTGCTCTCGGCGCGGCATGGATGGCGAGTGAAGCAACATGA